In Flavobacterium sp. CS20, a single window of DNA contains:
- a CDS encoding rhomboid family intramembrane serine protease: protein MSKSFKYTHDVLIYPLGLVLLIWIVYWIEIKYNLNFTTYGIYPQKIEGLKGIIFSTFIHSSLKHLFNNSVPLLLLSMTLFYFYRKISKPVILWGIFITGLLTWLIGRPSYHIGASGLVYVLASFLFFKGIFSKYYRLVALSLSVVFIYGSLVWGLFPGKVGMSWEGHLSGFVVGLGLAFVYKTNNLVKPKYEWEKQDYNAEEDEFMQLFDDEGNFNPDKNNDDQDKKDDEINVIYHIKKNKDGIE from the coding sequence ATGTCAAAATCTTTTAAATATACTCACGATGTTTTGATTTATCCATTAGGATTAGTCCTTTTGATATGGATAGTTTATTGGATTGAGATTAAGTATAATTTAAATTTTACTACCTACGGCATTTATCCTCAGAAAATTGAAGGCTTAAAAGGAATTATATTTTCTACATTTATCCATAGTAGTCTAAAACATTTGTTTAATAATTCTGTGCCTCTTTTGTTATTAAGTATGACTTTGTTTTACTTTTATAGAAAAATTAGTAAACCAGTTATTTTGTGGGGTATTTTTATCACAGGCTTATTAACTTGGCTCATTGGCAGACCGAGTTATCATATTGGTGCCAGTGGATTGGTTTATGTTTTGGCTTCTTTTTTGTTCTTCAAGGGTATTTTTTCAAAATACTATAGGTTGGTTGCCTTATCATTAAGTGTTGTCTTTATTTATGGTAGTTTGGTTTGGGGCTTATTTCCAGGAAAAGTAGGCATGTCTTGGGAAGGGCATTTATCAGGATTTGTCGTCGGGTTAGGTTTAGCTTTTGTATATAAAACCAATAATTTAGTGAAACCAAAATATGAATGGGAAAAGCAAGATTACAATGCTGAAGAAGACGAGTTTATGCAACTTTTTGATGATGAAGGAAACTTTAATCCTGATAAAAATAATGATGATCAGGATAAAAAAGATGATGAAATAAATGTGATATACCACATTAAAAAAAACAAGGATGGAATTGAATAA
- a CDS encoding Rrf2 family transcriptional regulator has translation MFSKSCEYAIKIMTFIAFKQAKSKELIGLDSISEAIDSPKAFTAKILQQLTKAGLLKSVRGRTGGFYLDKNRDVFIGDIVRAIDGSKILEGCLLGFGECQDENPCVLHHQIKKERKSLKNRLNSTDIYTVAKRVNTKKAYFKE, from the coding sequence ATGTTTTCAAAAAGCTGTGAATACGCTATCAAAATAATGACTTTTATTGCCTTTAAACAAGCAAAATCTAAAGAACTTATCGGTTTAGATTCCATTAGCGAAGCCATTGATTCACCTAAAGCTTTTACTGCTAAAATATTACAACAGTTGACAAAAGCAGGTTTATTAAAAAGTGTACGGGGACGAACTGGTGGGTTTTATTTAGACAAAAATCGAGATGTTTTCATTGGTGATATAGTTAGAGCAATTGATGGTTCTAAAATTTTAGAAGGCTGTTTATTAGGTTTTGGCGAATGTCAAGATGAAAACCCTTGCGTGCTTCATCATCAAATCAAAAAAGAAAGAAAATCTCTGAAAAACAGATTAAATTCGACTGACATTTATACTGTAGCCAAACGTGTAAACACTAAAAAAGCATATTTTAAAGAATAA
- the nadA gene encoding quinolinate synthase NadA, whose product MNIPTEIQNLKSKKNAVILAHYYQNESIQDIADYIGDSLELAKKAQETSAEIIVFAGVHFMAETAKILNPQKKVLLPDLNAGCSLADSCLTKDFKKFIEAHPDHKVVTYINCSAEIKAMSDYVCTSSNAIDVIKSLPKQDKIIFAPDKNLGDYLIKETGRKMLLWNGTCVVHEAFCYDKILDLTIEYPDAQIIAHPESKTEILKIAHFIGSTSKLLKYVKEDSHKVFIVGTEAGILHQMQKEVPDKKLIPAPIQEDNTCACSECAFMKVNTLEKLYLCLKNETPEINLDATIAQKALTPLKKMLSYA is encoded by the coding sequence ATGAATATTCCAACTGAAATACAAAATTTAAAATCCAAGAAAAATGCAGTCATTTTGGCACATTATTATCAAAATGAATCTATACAAGATATTGCTGATTATATAGGTGATAGCCTTGAGCTTGCAAAAAAGGCTCAAGAAACTTCAGCAGAAATTATTGTTTTTGCTGGGGTTCATTTTATGGCTGAAACCGCTAAAATTTTAAATCCTCAAAAAAAAGTTTTATTGCCTGACCTAAATGCTGGTTGTTCATTAGCAGATTCTTGTTTAACCAAAGATTTTAAGAAATTTATAGAAGCACATCCTGACCATAAAGTTGTGACTTACATCAACTGTAGTGCTGAAATAAAAGCGATGAGTGACTATGTATGTACATCTTCTAATGCCATTGATGTCATCAAAAGTTTGCCAAAACAAGACAAAATTATATTTGCCCCAGACAAAAATTTAGGTGACTATTTAATAAAAGAAACGGGGAGGAAGATGTTACTATGGAATGGCACTTGTGTGGTTCACGAAGCTTTTTGTTATGATAAAATTTTAGATTTAACGATTGAATATCCTGATGCCCAAATAATAGCTCATCCTGAGAGCAAAACAGAAATTCTGAAAATTGCACATTTTATAGGCTCGACCTCTAAACTGTTGAAGTATGTCAAAGAAGATTCTCACAAAGTATTCATTGTAGGCACTGAAGCTGGTATTCTACACCAAATGCAAAAAGAAGTGCCTGATAAAAAATTGATTCCAGCCCCTATTCAAGAAGATAATACCTGTGCTTGTAGTGAATGTGCTTTTATGAAAGTCAATACTTTAGAAAAACTCTATCTGTGTTTAAAAAATGAAACTCCTGAAATTAATTTAGATGCTACTATCGCTCAAAAAGCTTTGACACCTCTAAAAAAAATGTTGAGTTATGCTTGA
- a CDS encoding FAD-binding protein, producing MLEKNTDIIVIGAGIGGLSFALYLNNLSPDLNIKILAKSEINTCNTRLAQGGIASVKFNTKDSFESHINDTYLAGHKKGNYEVIEKVIKDAPNRIQDLLNWGLKFDKNGNRFDLHKEGGHQYHRILHTKDQTGKSLHQCLLEKIH from the coding sequence ATGCTTGAGAAAAACACTGACATAATAGTTATTGGAGCTGGTATTGGTGGTTTGAGCTTTGCATTATATCTGAACAATTTAAGCCCTGATCTCAATATAAAAATACTCGCTAAAAGTGAAATTAATACCTGCAATACTCGTCTGGCTCAAGGTGGTATTGCTTCGGTGAAATTTAATACTAAAGATAGTTTTGAATCTCATATCAACGATACTTATTTAGCTGGTCATAAAAAAGGAAACTATGAAGTGATAGAAAAGGTGATAAAAGACGCTCCAAATCGCATTCAAGATTTATTGAATTGGGGATTGAAATTTGATAAAAATGGAAATCGATTTGATTTACACAAAGAAGGTGGACATCAGTATCATAGAATTTTACATACCAAAGATCAAACAGGCAAAAGTCTGCATCAATGTCTTTTAGAAAAAATTCATTAG
- a CDS encoding IS4 family transposase, with translation MNKSKNFSGQPIIKQVLNFILPNDVYRTAEKHNSDRYTKKFTTYEHLVTMIFTVISGCSSLREVSSIMLACEGKINHLGLKDFPKRSTLSDANRRRSSSVFADIYHLLYKRYHRFLSDSRTYEPAVKDLKIVDSSTITLFSDILKGVGRNSLNGKKKGGIKMHTMINAMEDVPCLIKFSNAATHDHTFLKDLELKKGSYVVFDKGYVDYKQYQKWTLENIYFVTRQKDNARYTSLEEFDIPDTVDDAVLKDEKIELKDNDGKPFYLRRIAFWYDKHQKVYEFITNNYELQADKIAEIYKNRWQIETMFKRLKQNFPLKYFLGDNQNAIEIQIWVSLIIQLIMLVIQRKAERKWAYSNMMSVIRYHLMTYIDLFKFLKNPEAKWEDITTKNIGQLSLFDP, from the coding sequence ATGAACAAAAGTAAAAATTTCAGCGGTCAACCCATTATCAAACAGGTTTTAAATTTTATTTTACCCAACGATGTTTATCGGACAGCCGAAAAGCATAACAGCGACAGATACACTAAAAAGTTCACTACTTATGAGCATTTAGTTACTATGATTTTCACTGTCATTAGTGGTTGTAGCTCGCTTCGTGAAGTATCGAGTATTATGCTTGCTTGTGAAGGAAAAATCAACCATTTGGGGCTAAAAGATTTCCCAAAGCGAAGCACATTATCTGACGCCAACAGGAGAAGAAGCTCATCAGTATTTGCTGATATTTACCATTTACTCTATAAACGTTACCACCGATTTTTGTCGGACAGCAGAACTTATGAACCAGCTGTAAAAGACCTTAAAATTGTTGATTCATCAACTATAACACTCTTTAGTGACATTCTTAAAGGTGTAGGTAGAAACTCACTCAACGGCAAAAAGAAAGGTGGTATCAAGATGCACACTATGATAAATGCTATGGAAGATGTGCCCTGTCTGATAAAGTTCTCAAATGCCGCAACCCATGACCATACCTTTTTAAAGGATCTTGAACTCAAGAAAGGTTCTTATGTCGTCTTTGATAAAGGTTATGTGGATTATAAACAATACCAAAAATGGACCTTAGAGAATATTTACTTTGTGACCAGACAAAAAGACAATGCCCGTTATACAAGCCTTGAAGAGTTTGATATTCCCGACACGGTAGATGATGCTGTCCTAAAGGACGAAAAAATAGAACTCAAAGACAATGACGGTAAGCCATTTTACCTTAGAAGAATAGCTTTTTGGTACGATAAACACCAAAAAGTTTATGAGTTCATTACCAACAATTATGAACTTCAGGCAGATAAAATTGCCGAGATCTACAAGAACAGGTGGCAAATCGAGACTATGTTCAAACGCCTTAAACAAAACTTCCCGCTAAAGTATTTTCTTGGAGATAATCAAAATGCCATCGAGATACAGATATGGGTCAGCTTAATCATACAACTAATAATGCTTGTCATTCAGAGAAAAGCAGAAAGAAAATGGGCATATTCTAATATGATGTCCGTGATACGATATCATTTAATGACCTATATTGATTTGTTCAAATTCCTTAAAAATCCAGAAGCAAAATGGGAAGATATTACAACAAAAAATATAGGTCAATTAAGCCTTTTTGACCCATAA
- a CDS encoding FAD-binding protein: MKLGDTKDFFSNLDFYRTTMEKIKKIPSIQILEYHQVENIVKTDNGFKLKVANLNSKQYYQYSANHVVIATGGCGQLFPQTTNSLGSIGEGIYFAHQLGLKIKDFEKIQFHPTSFNGININPSFLISEVARGLGAHLINENHQRFVFKYDTRGELAPRDIVSNAIWKEISHQNNENIYLDFTHLNCETIPEALPYIYKTCKSYGYDLCTDHVPIKPAAHYQCGGIQVNLNGESSEKGVFAIGECAYTGLHGDNRLASNSLLESLYFANSASKTIAKRKRFNRGKSYVSLVSDTPFSVLSVTQKEYLSQCKETAKQLLSLAFENNNFKKYVHKTDVLIKKFNATTTSLKSHPEVFETKVILKNVQYLLQKKMKQKSLGNKKIIT, from the coding sequence GTGAAATTAGGCGATACAAAAGATTTTTTTAGTAATTTAGATTTTTATCGGACAACAATGGAAAAAATTAAAAAAATTCCATCAATACAAATATTAGAATACCACCAAGTTGAAAATATTGTAAAAACTGATAATGGCTTTAAACTCAAAGTGGCTAATTTAAATTCAAAACAATATTATCAATATTCTGCAAATCATGTTGTTATTGCAACAGGTGGCTGTGGTCAACTTTTTCCTCAAACAACAAATAGTTTAGGAAGTATTGGAGAAGGTATATATTTTGCTCATCAATTAGGATTAAAAATTAAAGATTTTGAGAAAATTCAATTTCATCCTACTTCTTTTAATGGCATCAACATCAATCCTAGTTTTTTAATTTCAGAAGTCGCCAGGGGTTTAGGTGCTCATTTGATAAACGAAAACCATCAACGTTTTGTTTTTAAATATGATACAAGAGGTGAATTAGCCCCAAGAGATATTGTTTCTAACGCCATTTGGAAAGAAATATCACATCAGAATAACGAAAATATATATTTAGATTTTACACATTTAAACTGTGAAACCATTCCCGAAGCACTTCCTTATATTTATAAAACCTGCAAATCTTATGGCTATGATTTATGCACGGATCATGTCCCTATAAAACCAGCTGCACATTACCAATGCGGAGGAATACAAGTCAACTTGAATGGAGAATCTTCAGAAAAAGGTGTTTTTGCGATTGGTGAATGTGCTTATACTGGATTACATGGCGATAACCGATTAGCCTCAAATTCCCTTTTAGAATCCTTGTATTTTGCTAATTCAGCGTCGAAAACTATTGCCAAAAGAAAAAGATTTAATAGAGGTAAATCATATGTTTCTTTAGTTTCAGACACTCCTTTTTCAGTTTTGTCTGTAACTCAAAAGGAATATTTAAGTCAATGTAAAGAAACGGCAAAACAATTACTAAGCTTAGCTTTTGAAAATAATAACTTCAAAAAATATGTTCACAAAACTGATGTCTTAATTAAAAAATTCAACGCAACAACAACATCATTAAAATCACACCCTGAAGTTTTTGAAACCAAAGTTATTTTAAAAAATGTTCAATATTTACTTCAAAAAAAGATGAAACAAAAATCATTAGGTAATAAAAAAATAATCACTTAA
- a CDS encoding AraC family transcriptional regulator — protein MEYDFKTVSDYNNFNQHETFHPLVNVIDFSKADKRSGSKMYFDLYCVFLKDVKCGDLKYGKQTYDYQEGTLVFVSPGQVIDVLNKTDEYQPMGNGLVFHPDLLLGMPLAGMMNDYNFFHYQSSEALHISQKEKQIIMECFSKISYELQQNVDKHSKKLITSNIELFLNYCDRFYDRQFITREHINSDILSDFEVLLNDYFKSDKATEIGFPMVQYFAECLNLSSNYFGDLIKKEIGKSAQDYIQSKVINVAKERIYDESKSISEIAYELGFSYPQHFTRLFKQKVGVSPKEFRSIN, from the coding sequence ATGGAATACGATTTTAAAACTGTTAGTGACTATAATAATTTCAATCAACACGAAACCTTTCATCCATTGGTAAATGTTATTGATTTTTCGAAAGCGGACAAACGTTCTGGTTCTAAAATGTATTTTGATTTATACTGTGTGTTTTTGAAAGATGTAAAATGCGGTGATTTAAAATATGGAAAACAAACTTATGATTATCAAGAAGGAACTTTGGTATTTGTGTCTCCTGGACAAGTTATTGACGTCCTAAATAAAACCGATGAATACCAACCTATGGGTAACGGATTGGTGTTTCATCCCGATTTGTTACTAGGAATGCCCTTGGCAGGTATGATGAATGATTATAATTTTTTTCATTACCAATCCAGTGAAGCCTTACATATATCGCAAAAAGAAAAGCAAATTATAATGGAGTGTTTTTCAAAAATTAGTTATGAACTCCAACAAAATGTAGATAAACACAGCAAAAAGTTAATCACTTCCAATATAGAGCTGTTTTTAAATTACTGCGACCGTTTTTACGACCGTCAATTTATCACTCGAGAGCATATAAACTCTGATATATTATCGGATTTTGAAGTTTTACTCAATGATTATTTTAAATCTGACAAAGCCACAGAAATTGGGTTTCCTATGGTGCAATATTTTGCAGAGTGTTTGAATTTGTCTTCTAATTATTTTGGTGATTTAATCAAAAAAGAAATCGGCAAATCTGCACAAGATTATATTCAATCTAAAGTCATTAATGTCGCTAAAGAACGTATTTATGATGAGAGTAAATCTATTAGTGAAATAGCTTACGAATTAGGCTTTAGTTATCCACAACACTTTACCCGTCTGTTTAAACAAAAAGTTGGTGTAAGTCCAAAAGAGTTTAGAAGTATAAATTAA
- a CDS encoding flavodoxin, producing MKTSFLILVLSFMNVFTCNQNQSETSKKQIEIKDRTQRNILIVFLSRTKNTEAVAKIIQKKVGGNLVSLGLVNPYPENYQKIVAQVDRENDEGFLPELKTKINDLDNNDTIFIGFPTWDMQMPPPKKSFLSENDLNGKTIIPFNTNAGYGVGSGFDTVEELCSDSTILEGFSTKGGVERDGILFVMEGEKLIQVKKQVTFWLQKIGF from the coding sequence ATGAAAACGTCTTTCTTAATTCTTGTATTGTCTTTTATGAATGTTTTTACTTGTAACCAAAATCAAAGTGAAACTTCAAAAAAACAAATTGAAATTAAAGATAGAACGCAAAGAAATATATTAATTGTTTTTCTGTCTAGAACCAAAAACACAGAAGCCGTTGCTAAAATCATTCAAAAAAAAGTTGGTGGAAATTTGGTTTCCTTAGGGTTAGTCAACCCCTATCCAGAAAACTATCAAAAAATTGTAGCACAAGTCGATCGTGAAAATGATGAAGGTTTTTTGCCTGAATTAAAAACCAAAATTAACGATTTGGATAATAATGACACGATTTTTATTGGCTTCCCTACTTGGGATATGCAAATGCCACCACCAAAGAAAAGTTTCTTGTCGGAAAATGATTTAAACGGGAAAACAATTATCCCGTTTAATACCAACGCAGGCTATGGTGTAGGCAGTGGTTTTGATACAGTTGAAGAACTCTGTTCTGATTCGACCATTTTAGAAGGTTTCTCAACAAAAGGTGGCGTTGAGCGCGATGGTATTTTATTTGTAATGGAAGGTGAAAAATTAATTCAAGTAAAAAAACAAGTAACTTTCTGGTTACAAAAAATAGGCTTTTAA
- a CDS encoding alpha/beta fold hydrolase translates to MKTYILSILFLLFFITSSNAQENNKKPLIIEAQGAFAVGGSIKKSTGNFDPIADGAFNPSNQSTEGQTLHGDHASVFYQIPVEHRKLPLVFWHGYGQSMRTWQTTPDGREGFQSIFLRKGFPVYLLDQPRRGLAGQSLKPIKLEARTEDQLWFGIFRMGEGTTFYPNIQFSKEPKALNQFFRRCTPDTGPLNIDINTDAVSALFDKIGEGILVTHSHSGGQGWLTALKNENIKAIVSYEPGSNFVFPNGAVPKPIPYVGGILSARGVSIK, encoded by the coding sequence ATGAAAACATATATACTATCAATACTATTCCTTTTGTTTTTTATAACCTCAAGCAATGCTCAGGAAAATAATAAGAAACCGCTCATAATAGAAGCTCAAGGAGCTTTTGCCGTGGGAGGCAGTATAAAGAAAAGCACAGGAAATTTTGATCCTATCGCTGATGGAGCTTTTAATCCTTCAAATCAAAGTACAGAAGGGCAGACATTACACGGTGACCACGCCTCTGTTTTTTACCAAATTCCTGTAGAACATCGAAAATTACCACTTGTGTTCTGGCACGGATATGGTCAATCGATGCGAACTTGGCAAACTACCCCAGATGGGCGTGAAGGTTTTCAAAGTATTTTTCTAAGAAAAGGATTTCCTGTTTATTTATTAGACCAACCCAGAAGAGGTCTTGCAGGTCAGAGTTTAAAGCCTATAAAATTGGAAGCAAGAACAGAGGATCAACTTTGGTTTGGTATTTTCAGAATGGGGGAAGGAACCACATTTTACCCAAATATTCAGTTTTCTAAAGAACCAAAGGCACTTAATCAATTTTTTCGCCGATGCACTCCAGATACAGGTCCTTTAAATATCGACATAAATACCGATGCCGTTTCTGCTTTATTTGACAAAATTGGAGAGGGAATATTGGTTACCCACTCGCATAGTGGAGGTCAAGGTTGGTTAACAGCTCTTAAAAATGAAAATATAAAAGCAATAGTGTCTTACGAGCCAGGGAGCAATTTTGTATTCCCTAATGGTGCTGTACCTAAACCTATTCCTTATGTAGGAGGCATATTAAGTGCTCGAGGAGTAAGTATCAAGTGA
- a CDS encoding cupin domain-containing protein yields the protein MKNLITVLLFIIPMLLSAQSKEYSVSTFHEEGFKAPNTHYIGEAWLNGVLEVKGDLNFHITKANFKANSTLDWHKHTSIQVLIYVEGEGYYQERGKDPIILKAGDVIKCKKDTEHWHASTKESDVTYLAIYGGDNPTTWTEVLTQEYYDDVAKQLKQ from the coding sequence ATGAAAAATCTAATTACAGTATTATTATTTATTATTCCTATGCTTTTATCTGCTCAATCAAAGGAATACAGCGTTTCAACGTTTCACGAAGAAGGCTTTAAGGCACCAAACACACACTATATTGGCGAGGCTTGGTTAAATGGGGTGCTAGAAGTGAAAGGAGATTTAAACTTTCACATCACAAAGGCTAATTTTAAGGCAAACTCAACGCTAGACTGGCATAAACACACCTCTATTCAAGTTCTAATTTATGTTGAAGGCGAAGGCTATTACCAAGAAAGAGGAAAAGACCCTATAATTCTTAAAGCGGGTGATGTCATTAAATGTAAAAAAGATACGGAACACTGGCACGCTTCAACTAAAGAAAGTGATGTGACTTATTTGGCTATTTATGGTGGTGATAATCCTACAACTTGGACTGAGGTGCTTACCCAAGAATATTATGATGATGTAGCCAAACAACTCAAACAATAA